The genomic region GGGCCGTTAAATCTTCCTCCATCCACACCAGCGATATAGGCGCAATGGAGGCCTTGGCGGGATGAAGGCTGCGCTTGCTGGTGTGGTCAACTGGTTCGGCGCATCGACAACCGAGGCGCGCGCGACCGGCTCCGCACGCCCGAAGCCGGGCGAGCGACCCCGTACAGTGCCCATGGTTGCGGAAAGCGAGCCTGAGCCGAGGCCCGATCCGCCACGTGCTTGGACCCCACGTCGGATCCAACTTGCCGCGACGCTGTGGGGCGAGGGCTTCGTCTCGCCGGGCGGCGAGGAGGAGGCGCTTCGGTTGAGCAAGCCGCTCGGCCTGCAGGAGAGCCACAGCCTGCTCAATATTGGCGCGGGGATGGGCGGCGCAGCGCGTGCCATCACGACTGCGTGGGGCACCTGGGTCAGCGGTTATGAGGAGAACGCCGACCTTGCCGCCGCTGGCGAGGCGCTCTCGAAGAAGGCCAAGCTGGAGAAGAAGGCTGAGATTAGACACTACGATCCGGCCGCACCGCAGTTCCGTCCCAACTTCTTCCATCATGCCCTCGTGCAGGAAGCTCTCTGGACCGTGGAGGACAAGCCTCGGCTGCTCGCCGCGGTGGCAGCGGCGCTCAAGCCAAACGGGCAGCTCGTGATGACCGATCTCACGCTCGGTGAGGTTCCCCTCGATCCCAACGACGAGACCGCGAGGGCCTGGGAGCGGCTCGATCGGGGGCCCGCCTGTCTCGTCCACCCGCAAGCCGAGACCGTGCTCATGGCTCGGCTCGGCTTCGACGTGCGGATCGCCGAGGACATCAGCCCCCGACACGTGCAGCAGGCAGTTGCGGCATGGCGCGGCATGTTGGAGATCCTCCTCGCTCAGCCTCCGACGCGTGCTCAGGCGCTTTCCATCCTCCAGGAGGCTGAGCTGTGGCTCAGGCGTCTCTCCTTGATCCGGTCCGGGAAGCTGAAGGTTATGCGGTGGCACGCCATCCGGCGCTGACGCCGGCTCCAAGACGCTTGGCGGTTGACAGGCCCAGGGGCTTTCCCTATTCGCCAGCGCTCGTTTGGCCCTACAGGTGCATCATGCGCATCCGGAACTCGCTCAAGTCTGCGAAGACGCGGGACAAGAACAACCGTCTCGTGCGTCGGCGGGGCCGTCTTTACGTGATCAACAAGAAGAACCCGCGGATGAAGGCCCGCCAGGGCTGACGGTCTCGCGTCGGGAGGCGCGGCCAGTTGACGCCTCTCTCTTTGCCGGCTCGCCGCCTCACGTTTAGGCCGGCGCAGCTGAGGAGAGCGGCATCACGCACTTGCGTATGTCCTGCCAAACCGTCACTTCTCGGTCATGAGGACGGGAAAGGGACTGCGCCAATGCTAGCGATGCCTGCACCGAGGGCCGAGATCCTCGCGCGCCGTGCTGAGGTCATCTCCGCTCTCGCGGAACGCGTCGGCCCAGGCAACGTGATCGCGGAACCACTGCGCCTGAAGGCCTACGAGACGGACGCGTTCACCGCTTACCGCCGGGTACCGCTCGCGGTGGTTCTGCCGGAGACGACGGCCCAGCTCGCTGCTGCGCTCAGATACTGCAACGAGCAGGGCATCCGCGTGGTGCCGCGCGCAGCCGGCACCTCGCTTTCCGGAGGAGCGCTGCCGCTGGAGGACGCGGTGGTGATCGGTGTCGCGCGCATGAACCGTATCCTTGAGGTTGACCTTGCCGATCGTTTCGCGCGCGTTCAGGCGGGAGTGACCAACATCGCCATCACCCGCGCCGTCGAGGGAGAGGGGTTCTTCTACGCGCCCGATCCCTCGAGCCAGCTCGCCTGCATGATCGCGGGCAACGTCGCGATGAACTCCGGTGGCGCCCATTGCCTTAAGTATGGTGTAACGGCGAACAACCTGCTCGGCCTCACCATGGTCACGGTCGAAGGGGAGGTGATGGAGGTCGGCGGCGCCCATCTTGACTGCGCCGGATACGACTGGCTTGGGCTTATCACCGGGTCCGAGGGCCAGCTCGGCATCGTCACGGAGGTGACGGTGCGTATCCTACGGGCCGCCGAGGGGGCGCGCGCGATGCTCGTGGGCTTTGGCGCGACGGATGTTGCCGCAGCGGCCGTGGCCGACATCATCGCGTCTGGCATCATCCCAGTGGCGCTCGAGTTCATGGACCGTGCCTGCATCCATGCGTGCGAGGCCTTCGCCCAGGCGGGCTATCCCCTCGATGCCGACGCGCTTCTGATCATCGAGGTCGAGGGTTCGGAGCAGGAGCAGGAGGTTCTGCTGGGAAAGCTCGCCGCGATCTGCGAACGGCACGCGCCGACGACGATGCGGATCGCGAAGACCGCAGAGGAGAGCGCAGCGATCTGGAAGGGGCGCAAGGGCGCGTTCGGCGCGATCGGCCGGATTAGCCCTGACTATCTCTGCATGGACGGAACGATCCCTCCAGCCAGGCTGCCTGAGGCAATGCGGGCCATCAAAACCCTCTCGGAACGGTATCGGCTCGAGGTCGCAAACGTCTTCCACGCGGGCGACGGCAACCTGCACCCGTTGATCATGTTCGACGCGAACGACGCCGATAGCTTCGCGCGTGCGGAGGCGCTCGGCGCCGACATCCTGAAGCTATGTGTCGAGCTCGGAGGATGCCTGACCGGCGAACATGGTGTTGGCGTCGAGAAGCGCGACCTGATGACGGTTCAATTCCGCGCCGTGGATCTCGATCAACAGAGGCGCATCAAGAGCGCCTTCGACCCCGGCTGGATCCTGAACCCGCACAAGGTGTTCCCCCTGGTGAGCGCCTGAGCCAATGCCACCGGGTGGGGCCGCTTCAGCGCTCGAGGCGCCGGCAGACGAGGCGGCGCTGGTGGCCCGGATCGCGGCGGCCCATGCAGCAGGGGAACCTCTCGCGATCTGGGGCAATCGGACCAAAGCGAGCCTCGGCCGGCCCGTCCAGACTGCGGCCGCCATTTCCACCCGTGCGCTCTCCGGCATCACGCTCTACAGCCCATCCGAACTCGTGATCGCCGCGCGCGCCGGTACCCCGGTGGCCGAGCTCGAGGCTGCGCTCTCTGCGGAGGGGCAGCATCTTGTCGCCGAGCCGCCCGATCTCTCGGCCCTATGTGGTCCCGAGGATGGGCCTCCTGACGGCCCTCCGACGATCGGTGGCGTCGTCGCCTGCAACCTCTCGGGACCACGCCGGATCGCGCTCGGCGCCATGCGCGACCACGTACTCGGCGTGCGTGCCGTCAATGGAGCCGGGGAGGTGATCACCTCTGGCGGGCGGGTGCTGAAGAACGTTACCGGACTCGACCTCTGCAAGCTTCTGTCGGGGAGCCGGGGGACCCTCGCGGTTCTGACGGAGGTGACGCTTAAGGTCCTGCCAGCGCCGGAAGCAACGGCCACTCTCGTGCTGCGCGGTCTGACGGCCGAGGAGGGTGTGGTGGCCCTGGCCGCTGGGCTCGGTTCTCCCTTTGGCGTTACCGGCGCTGCCTTCCTTCCCGACGAGGCGGCCGAAGCCGCACCAGCGCTCGGCCCAGGCGGCTCAGCGACCATTCTGAGGCTTGAGGAGTTCGCCGAGTTCATCCCCTACCGAGCGGAGCGGCTTTCGGCCCTGCTCGCGACTCACGGCGTGGTGCGGTGCCTTGATGATGCGACGTCCCGGGTTCTGTGGCGGTCGGTACGTGACGCTGCCCCGCTGTGCGTGAGCGCCGCCGAGGGGGTGTGGCGCCTCTCCGTGCGGCCCTCATCGGGGCCAAGGATTCTCGCGAGCCTCAAGAGCTGGGGGCTGCGCTGCCTTCTCGACTGGGGTGGGGGCCTTGTCTGGGCTACCGGGCCGGCGACGGAGTCGTCGCACATCGCGGTCTCGGCTGCTGCAGCTGCCGCGGGCGGCGCGTTTTGGACGGTGCGCGCACCCCCCTCCCTCCGTGCCGCTCTGCCCGTGGTACCGCCCGAGAGTCCAAGCGTCGCTGCATTAACACGGCGCGTCAAGGCGGCGTTCGACCCCAAAGGAATTCTCAGTCCCGGCCGCATCTTTGCCGGGATATGATCGGGACATCATGGGCCCGCGTGACGCGCCCGCGGCGATGAGGGGGGTTCTGTGACGATCCTGTTCTTTCTTCTGCTTTTGCCAGTCCTCGCGCTCGGCTTCACCGGGCTGACGCTCATGTTCCTCGACGTGCTGCATCTCGGCTCCCGCTCGCGCGCGGAGTGGGCACGCGATGCGCTTGCATTCTTCTTCGGCTTCCTCGCGCTCGCCGGTCTTGTGTGGGACATCGCCTCAGGTGAGCTGTTCCGCACCGAGAGCTTCACCATGTTCCTCGGCATCTACGGTATGAACTTCGTCCTCCTCGGGATCGCTTTCGTGCTGCTTGCGCTCCCGCACACCGGCGCGAAGCGACAGGAGTGAACCTGCGGCACCGATGCAAACCAGCTTCACAACGGAACAACTGCGCGACGCCGACACGGCTGAGGCGAACCGCATCCTCAGGACCTGCGTTCATTGCGGGTTGTGCACCGCCACTTGCCCCACGTTCCTCCTGCTCGGGGACGAGCTCGACAGCCCGCGCGGCCGCATTTACCTGATAAAGGATATGCTGGAGAACAACCGCCCAGCCACAGCCGAGGTGGTTCAGCATATCGACCGCTGCCTCTCCTGCCTTTCTTGCATGACGACGTGCCCGTCAAGCGTGCACTACATGCACCTTATCGACCACGCCCGCCGACATGTGGAGGAGACGTTCGAGCGGCCGGTCCCCGAGAGGCTGGTCCGCTCACTGCTCGCTACTGTGCTGCCGCGCGTCTGGATGTTCAGGCTCGCAGTGCTGGTTGCCTCGATCGTGAAGCCGGTTGGCCGGTTCCTTCCAGGAAGGGGTCCGTTCGCGCAACGTCTCCGCGCGATGCTTGCGCTCGCTCCTTCACGCGTGCCATCGCCGAGTGCGGTCGAGCGTCCGGGCGTGCATCCTGCAGCCGGGCGGCGCCGCTTCCGCATGGCACTGCTCGCAGGCTGCGCCCAGCAGGTGCTCGCTCCAGAAATCAATGAGGCGACGATCCGCTTGCTTACCCGCCTTGGTGTCGAGGTGGTCGTTCCGAAGGGGGCTGGTTGCTGTGGTGCACTCGTGCACCATATGAGGCGGCATGAGGCGGCGATTGCTGCCGCCAAGCGCAATGTTGCCGCTTGGTGGGCCGAGGTCGAGGGGGAGGGCCTTGATGCAATCGTGATCAACGCCTCCGGCTGTGGCACCACGGTCAAAAATTACGGCTACATGCTTCGCGAGGAGCCGGGGTGGGCGGAGAAAGCAACGAAGATTTCGGCGCTTGCGAAGGACATCACGGAGGTGCTCGAGATGGTCGGCTACGCGCCGACACGGGCTGCACCCCCCCTTCGGGTCACCTACCACGCGGCATGCTCGATGCAGCACGGGCAGAGGCTCACCGCGCTGCCAAAAGCGCTGCTAAAACGTGCTGGCTTCGCCGTAGCCGATCCGCCGGAGGGGCATATCTGCTGCGGTAGCGCCGGCACCTACAACCTGCTCCAACCGGAAATCGCCGCACAGCTGCGCGAGCGTAAGCTCGCCAACATTGCGGCCACCCGCCCGGACGTGGTGGTGACGGGGAACATCGGCTGCATAAGCCAGCTATCGGGCGGGCCTGTGCCAGTAATCCATTCCGTGTTGCTGCTCGATTGGATGTCGGGTGGCCCGGTTCCTGCGGCGCTATGCGCTCACCCTGCAGTGGGCAAGGCGGCGCTTGTGGAGCACCCCGCTTCGGGGTGATGCTTACGGTATGGCGATCCTCCGCCGCGGACTACTCCTCTGCTTGCTCAGTGCGCCTGTGCTGGCCCAGGCCCCGGCCCCAGCGCAGCGTCAGCGTCTGACGCTTGAGCAGATGTTCGAGGCGCTACGGCACGCGCCCGACGACGCCTCGGCACGCGCCGTTGAGGCTCAGATCTGGCAGGTGTGGATACAGGGCGGTTCGCCCGCGGTTCAGCTGCTCATGCGGCGAGGAATTCGCCACCTCGAGAGCAGGTCGCTCGAGGATGCGATCGAGGATTTCAACGCCGTCATCGCGCTGGCTCCGGAGCTGCCGGAGGGTTGGAACAAAAGGGCTACGGCCTATTATCTTGCGGGCGATTATCAGAACGCGCTTCGGGACATTCGCGAAACGCTGGCGAGAGAGCCAAGGCATTTCGGTGCCCTCGTCGGCCTCTCGCACATTCTCGAGGCCGATGGAGATCCTCGGGGGGCGTTGCGTGCCTATGAACAAGCGCTGGCAATCCACCCACGCCTTGCCGGGCACGAGCAACGGTTGAAGGATCTTCGCAGGAAGGCGCTCGGTGAGGAAAGTTGAGCCGAGATGGCCGTTGCGCGTAGTGGCCACGAGGCCTGCGAGGGCATCTTTGATCGCCCGCATCTCGACTAAGCAATCGTCTCTGCAAGAATCAGGCTGCAGCGCGAATTCTAGGCTCAGGACCCATTAGGCTCTGGACTCATAACCACCAAGTGACGGTTGCGGCGAGGTAGACGGCGCTGAGGAAGACGTCTGCGCGTCGGTCGTATCGCGTGGCGATGCGTCGGAAATCCTTGAGGCGGCAGAAGACGCGCTCGATCAGGTTTCGCTTGCGCCAGACGCTCCGGTCGAAGGGGTGGTGCTGTTTGCGGGTGGGGTTGTTCGGGATCACCGGCAGGATGCCGCGGGCGAGGAGGAAGCTGCGGATGCCGTTGCTGTCATAGGCAGCGTCGGCGATGCAGAGCTTCGCTGACGGCCAGGGAGCAAGCAGCGCCAGTGCCACTGGCGCATCGCCGTGCTGGCCGGCGGTCAGTTCGAAACCGATCGGGCGGCCAAGATGATCGGTCAGCGCGTGGATCTTGGTAGTCCGCCCGCCCCGCGGCGGGCCCCATCGCGGCTTGCCGCGATGGGTTCCCCGACCGCCCGATGGCTTGCGCGCGCTCCCCCCCTTTTCCACCCCCGGCGCTGCGATGGGCCTTCACATGGCTGCTGTCGAGCAAAAGCTCGGCCGGCGGGCCGCCAGCCCTGGCGAGCGCGCGGAACACGCGCTGCCACACGCCCTTGGCTCTCCAGCGCACGAAACGGTTGTACAGCGTCTTGCGCGGGCCGTAGACAGCCGGCGCATCGACCCAACGCCCGCCAGAGCGCAGCACATGGACGATGCCGCTGATCACACGCCGGTCATCCACCCGAGGCTTGCCGCGTGTGTCCGAAGGCAGCAGCGGCGCAAGTCGCTGCATCTGCGCCTCGCTCAGAGAGACACAGATCACTCATCCCGGTTCCCCTCCATCGCCGCCAAGGGAACCACCCCGAATCACACCAGCCCGCGTCGCTCAAAGAACTTTATGAACACATTATGGGTCCTGAGCCTAGAGCCGACGGCGCGGGCGCTCGCGCTGATGGACCGGCTCGGCCCGGCGCTCGAGGCGCTCGCCGAAGCCCTCGCACCGGCGGTGCCGTTCGACCCGGCGATCGATCGTCGCGACTTCCGGATCGCCTTTCAGGACGACATCGCGATCGCGCTCCTGCCGCGGCTTATGCCTGTGCTCGGGGCGGAGGCGCCGCGCTGCACGCTGACGGTCCGGCGTACGGATTGGAAGACCGCGCCCGGGCAGCTCGAAAGGGCGGAGGTCTCGATCGTCCTCGGATACCTCGCGGAGGACCTCCCGGCCAACGCCAGGCGGCGGGTCGTCGTGAACGGCCATTTCGTGGTTCTGCGGGCGGACGGCGCCCCCGAGCCGATCTCGCTCGACGAGTATTGCCGGCGTCATCACGTGCTGGTGACGCCGGCGGGCGATCTTCGGGGACGGGCAGACATGGCGCTCGAGGCCCTTGGCCGGAAGCGCCGCGTCGTGCCCAACCTGACCGATTGCACGCTTCTTCCCTCGGTGCTCGCCGGGACGGAGCTGATCGCGACCGTTCCGGATTTCGTGGCCGAGACGCTCGCCGCGCAGGGAGGACTGAGGATCGACCCCACACCCTTCGACCCCCTGCCGGCCGTGATCAGCATGGCCTGGCGCGGAACGACCGACGGCGACCCTGCAGAACGTTGGCTGCGCGGGCGGATCGTCTCGTTGCTGAAGCGGAGCTAGGTCCGGTACAGACCGGTTGCGCGGCCGCGCGCGCTGTAGCGTCGTTCGCGGATCGCTCGAGCTATCCGTGCAGCGCCTGACCGATCGTGCGGGTCAGAAGCTCACGCGGCTCTCCTCGGCGACGGTGACGGGAAAGGTCGGCAGGAGCGGCAGGAGCGGCTGGAACGTGTAGCGAGCGATCACGCGAAAGGTCATCAGCCGGTTCACGTCCACCATCCCGCACCCCTCGCAGGCGATGGCGAGGCCTTCACCGAGGAAGGGGGAGCGCGCCCGTGCGAGCGACTGGGCTTCGGTGGCGGTCTTGCCCATCGATGCCGCCCGCACCGCCTCCGCCGCGGCCTGCTGCACCGAGATGAGCGTGAAGGCGTAGCGAGAGAAATCGATGATCGCGAAGACGAGGGCGAGGAAGACGGGCATCACGACCGCGAACTCGAGGGCGGCCGCCCCCGCGCTGCAACGGGGCAGTCCGTGGGCGCGTCGCGTCCTCGGCGGTCTAGCGCACACGTGCCACCGCATCGCCACGCAGAGTTGAGGGAAGAACGAAACCGCCGAGGCCGACGATCGCGGAGAACGGACGCGTCACGGTGACCGCGATATAGGTGCCTGACGGCGCTCCGGCACACGGCGTCCCCTCGCAGGAAACGACGGCCGTTCCGCCCCCGGGGCAGGCGCAAAACGGCGCGGAGGCGGTCACGGTCGTCCCGGTGCCCGAGCCGCCGAGCGCGGCCCTCGCGGCGGCGGTGATGCCCGCCTGGTCGGTGGGGAAGCTCATCGCGAACTGCGCCCCCGCACGGGCCGCGTTTTCGAGCCGGATCGCCTGGTGCATCGCGGCTCCGATGTCGGCGAGGCCGGCAAGCAGAAGCACCATAACAGGCGCGATGAAGGCGAACTCGACCGCTGAGGCGCCGCGCCGGCAGCGGAACAACGCGCGCCGCGACGGGCCCGGGAGCCTCACGGGCCGTGTGCTCATTCGACCAGCCTCACGACACGGATCTGCGGAAGATCGTTTCGCGGGTCGAGCCCGAGCGCCCCGCAGCCATCGACAGCGATGGTCTGGGTCGTCGTCCCGACGAGCTCGATCGATTCCGCAATGAAGGCCTTGCAGGTCGAGTTCACGCCGCCGAAATTGCCGTTGATCCTGAGGTCGGCCGAGGGGAAGTAAAACAGGCCCTGGGTTGTGATGCCTGCGCCGCCATTCAGCGTCACGTCGTTGCCGGAAGCCGCCCGCGGGTCCTGGTACATCAGGATGCCCCGGTAGATGCCGGACCCGCCGATGAGGTTGATGGTCGCCCCGCCGTTGATCCTCGGCCCGCCGACCATCCTTGGGTTGCCGGTGAACACGAAGGTCACGCCCTGCCCCGGCGAGCAGGACGGGCAGGAAATGTTGGCCTGCGCGTTGACCTCGAGATTGCCGTTCTGGATCACGTAGACTCCGGGCGTCATCGTCACTGTGCCTGCGAGCCTCACCCGGCCGCAGTAGCGGCCGGGTGACATGGTCGCGCGGGCGTTGGAGCCGACGGTGTAGTTCGTCTGAGTGCAGGTACCTGTCGGTTCCGGCAGCGGAATGCCCGTTCCCGGCACATCCGGCGCGAACGGGTCGGGGATCGGGGGCTGGAACGACGCGGCGGGGCGTTGGAGGGTGACGTTTTCCTCGCAGCCGATCTCGATCGTGCCGACAGCGCTCATGGTGTAGGCGTTCACGGAGGCGGTGCCGAACTGGCGGATCGAAGTGTTCGAGGCAAGGCTGCAATTCGGCGCATTCACGGTCGCCGTGCCGCCGGCTTCGAGGTCACTCTCCTGTGTGAGCGCGCCGCCCGCCCGGCCGAGGGCGAGCACGCAGGCCGTGCCGGAGTCGATCGTGAGCGCGGTGGCGACGGCACGTGCACGCACCGTCGCTCTCCGGTCGAGGAACAGGGACGCGAGCTGCAGCGGCAGCTCGCGTTCCACGATCACCTCGACCGCGCGCGTGTTGCCGGCGTTCAGCCCCGAGAGCGGCGGGCGGTTCACGATCACGCGGGTGCCGCCGGCGCCGTCGCTGAACCCGTTGCGTGCGCTCGTCTCGCGCGC from Elioraea tepida harbors:
- a CDS encoding methyltransferase domain-containing protein, whose product is MSKPLGLQESHSLLNIGAGMGGAARAITTAWGTWVSGYEENADLAAAGEALSKKAKLEKKAEIRHYDPAAPQFRPNFFHHALVQEALWTVEDKPRLLAAVAAALKPNGQLVMTDLTLGEVPLDPNDETARAWERLDRGPACLVHPQAETVLMARLGFDVRIAEDISPRHVQQAVAAWRGMLEILLAQPPTRAQALSILQEAELWLRRLSLIRSGKLKVMRWHAIRR
- the ykgO gene encoding type B 50S ribosomal protein L36, with the translated sequence MRIRNSLKSAKTRDKNNRLVRRRGRLYVINKKNPRMKARQG
- a CDS encoding FAD-linked oxidase C-terminal domain-containing protein, which translates into the protein MLAMPAPRAEILARRAEVISALAERVGPGNVIAEPLRLKAYETDAFTAYRRVPLAVVLPETTAQLAAALRYCNEQGIRVVPRAAGTSLSGGALPLEDAVVIGVARMNRILEVDLADRFARVQAGVTNIAITRAVEGEGFFYAPDPSSQLACMIAGNVAMNSGGAHCLKYGVTANNLLGLTMVTVEGEVMEVGGAHLDCAGYDWLGLITGSEGQLGIVTEVTVRILRAAEGARAMLVGFGATDVAAAAVADIIASGIIPVALEFMDRACIHACEAFAQAGYPLDADALLIIEVEGSEQEQEVLLGKLAAICERHAPTTMRIAKTAEESAAIWKGRKGAFGAIGRISPDYLCMDGTIPPARLPEAMRAIKTLSERYRLEVANVFHAGDGNLHPLIMFDANDADSFARAEALGADILKLCVELGGCLTGEHGVGVEKRDLMTVQFRAVDLDQQRRIKSAFDPGWILNPHKVFPLVSA
- a CDS encoding FAD-binding protein — its product is MPPGGAASALEAPADEAALVARIAAAHAAGEPLAIWGNRTKASLGRPVQTAAAISTRALSGITLYSPSELVIAARAGTPVAELEAALSAEGQHLVAEPPDLSALCGPEDGPPDGPPTIGGVVACNLSGPRRIALGAMRDHVLGVRAVNGAGEVITSGGRVLKNVTGLDLCKLLSGSRGTLAVLTEVTLKVLPAPEATATLVLRGLTAEEGVVALAAGLGSPFGVTGAAFLPDEAAEAAPALGPGGSATILRLEEFAEFIPYRAERLSALLATHGVVRCLDDATSRVLWRSVRDAAPLCVSAAEGVWRLSVRPSSGPRILASLKSWGLRCLLDWGGGLVWATGPATESSHIAVSAAAAAAGGAFWTVRAPPSLRAALPVVPPESPSVAALTRRVKAAFDPKGILSPGRIFAGI
- the glcF gene encoding glycolate oxidase subunit GlcF, with the protein product MQTSFTTEQLRDADTAEANRILRTCVHCGLCTATCPTFLLLGDELDSPRGRIYLIKDMLENNRPATAEVVQHIDRCLSCLSCMTTCPSSVHYMHLIDHARRHVEETFERPVPERLVRSLLATVLPRVWMFRLAVLVASIVKPVGRFLPGRGPFAQRLRAMLALAPSRVPSPSAVERPGVHPAAGRRRFRMALLAGCAQQVLAPEINEATIRLLTRLGVEVVVPKGAGCCGALVHHMRRHEAAIAAAKRNVAAWWAEVEGEGLDAIVINASGCGTTVKNYGYMLREEPGWAEKATKISALAKDITEVLEMVGYAPTRAAPPLRVTYHAACSMQHGQRLTALPKALLKRAGFAVADPPEGHICCGSAGTYNLLQPEIAAQLRERKLANIAATRPDVVVTGNIGCISQLSGGPVPVIHSVLLLDWMSGGPVPAALCAHPAVGKAALVEHPASG
- a CDS encoding tetratricopeptide repeat protein, producing the protein MAILRRGLLLCLLSAPVLAQAPAPAQRQRLTLEQMFEALRHAPDDASARAVEAQIWQVWIQGGSPAVQLLMRRGIRHLESRSLEDAIEDFNAVIALAPELPEGWNKRATAYYLAGDYQNALRDIRETLAREPRHFGALVGLSHILEADGDPRGALRAYEQALAIHPRLAGHEQRLKDLRRKALGEES
- a CDS encoding LysR substrate-binding domain-containing protein; this encodes MNTLWVLSLEPTARALALMDRLGPALEALAEALAPAVPFDPAIDRRDFRIAFQDDIAIALLPRLMPVLGAEAPRCTLTVRRTDWKTAPGQLERAEVSIVLGYLAEDLPANARRRVVVNGHFVVLRADGAPEPISLDEYCRRHHVLVTPAGDLRGRADMALEALGRKRRVVPNLTDCTLLPSVLAGTELIATVPDFVAETLAAQGGLRIDPTPFDPLPAVISMAWRGTTDGDPAERWLRGRIVSLLKRS
- a CDS encoding TadE family protein; amino-acid sequence: MRWHVCARPPRTRRAHGLPRCSAGAAALEFAVVMPVFLALVFAIIDFSRYAFTLISVQQAAAEAVRAASMGKTATEAQSLARARSPFLGEGLAIACEGCGMVDVNRLMTFRVIARYTFQPLLPLLPTFPVTVAEESRVSF
- a CDS encoding TadE/TadG family type IV pilus assembly protein, producing MSTRPVRLPGPSRRALFRCRRGASAVEFAFIAPVMVLLLAGLADIGAAMHQAIRLENAARAGAQFAMSFPTDQAGITAAARAALGGSGTGTTVTASAPFCACPGGGTAVVSCEGTPCAGAPSGTYIAVTVTRPFSAIVGLGGFVLPSTLRGDAVARVR
- a CDS encoding pilus assembly protein TadG-related protein, whose translation is MVNMTAAIAFGVMATALIGFAGLATEGGAWYLARREAQTAADTAAQAGAIAVAFGRDAVAAARETSARNGFSDGAGGTRVIVNRPPLSGLNAGNTRAVEVIVERELPLQLASLFLDRRATVRARAVATALTIDSGTACVLALGRAGGALTQESDLEAGGTATVNAPNCSLASNTSIRQFGTASVNAYTMSAVGTIEIGCEENVTLQRPAASFQPPIPDPFAPDVPGTGIPLPEPTGTCTQTNYTVGSNARATMSPGRYCGRVRLAGTVTMTPGVYVIQNGNLEVNAQANISCPSCSPGQGVTFVFTGNPRMVGGPRINGGATINLIGGSGIYRGILMYQDPRAASGNDVTLNGGAGITTQGLFYFPSADLRINGNFGGVNSTCKAFIAESIELVGTTTQTIAVDGCGALGLDPRNDLPQIRVVRLVE